A genome region from Rhodohalobacter mucosus includes the following:
- the hisG gene encoding ATP phosphoribosyltransferase: MRTLDSTTSLRIAVQKSGRLTDKTLNLLEGIGLHFDDYKRSLLVKCLNFDVELLLIRDDDIPEYVEDGVCDLGFVGANTVAEDEADVTILRGLGYGVCRLAIAIPKNGSAQNVEDLDGKKIATSYPVLTRKFFEDKGLNVDIITLSGSVEIAPRLEIADGISDLVSTGGTLKANGLVEIEKIFDSETQLIQTNKPLSEGKQKMIRKILQRIEGHKKASQSRYIMMNAPEEAVPKIKQIIPSLKSPTVMPLADNGMVAIHTVVPLSTFWNVMENLKEAGATGIVMLPIESMIA; encoded by the coding sequence ATGAGAACTCTTGATTCGACTACATCACTTCGAATTGCCGTACAAAAAAGCGGACGGCTAACCGACAAAACCCTAAACCTGCTCGAAGGTATCGGCCTTCATTTTGACGACTATAAGCGAAGTCTGCTCGTAAAATGCCTGAACTTCGACGTGGAACTGCTGCTGATCCGTGATGACGATATTCCGGAATATGTAGAGGATGGCGTCTGCGACCTCGGATTTGTGGGAGCCAATACCGTTGCAGAAGACGAAGCCGACGTTACCATTCTGCGGGGACTGGGCTATGGCGTATGCCGGCTTGCGATTGCCATTCCCAAAAACGGATCCGCCCAAAACGTGGAAGACCTGGATGGAAAGAAAATAGCCACCAGCTATCCGGTTCTGACACGTAAATTCTTTGAGGATAAAGGATTGAATGTCGATATCATCACGCTTTCAGGGTCTGTTGAGATCGCTCCCCGCCTCGAAATTGCTGACGGAATATCAGACCTTGTTTCCACGGGAGGCACCCTTAAGGCCAACGGACTGGTCGAAATTGAGAAGATATTTGATTCCGAAACCCAGCTCATTCAAACCAACAAGCCGCTTTCTGAAGGCAAACAGAAGATGATCCGGAAGATTCTGCAGCGAATTGAGGGCCACAAGAAAGCATCTCAAAGCAGATACATCATGATGAACGCCCCTGAAGAGGCCGTTCCGAAGATCAAGCAGATTATTCCGTCACTGAAAAGCCCTACCGTTATGCCTCTGGCAGATAACGGCATGGTTGCCATTCATACGGTTGTACCACTCTCTACATTCTGGAACGTGATGGAAAACCTGAAGGAAGCAGGTGCCACAGGAATTGTGATGCTGCCAATTGAATCAATGATTGCTTAA
- the lepA gene encoding translation elongation factor 4, with the protein MTQIRNFCIIAHIDHGKSTLADRLLERTGTISEREMQEQILDDMDLERERGITIKSHAIRMEYVRPNKEKFIFNLIDTPGHVDFAYEVSRALKACEGAILVVDAAQGVEAQTISNLYQAIEQGLEIIPVLNKIDLPGADPENISQQVIDLIGCEYEDILRVSGKTGEGVEDLLEAIVERIPAPKQEIDKPLKALIFDSIFNTYRGSIAYVRVMQGSLKKGDPMLFMATHKEYDAEEIGYLKLKKEPCTELKAGDVGYVIGSVKSLQDARVGDTITHQKNGADEPIPGYQESKPMVFSGIFPTNSEDFEDLRSALEKLQLNDASLSYQPETSKALGFGFRAGFLGMLHMEIVQERLDREFNIDIITTVPNVQYEVEINHKGERRKKTVDNPSEMPDAGKVETVWEPYIKASIITPADYIGPIMKLCQDKRGVYKNQVFMQGNRVEITYELPMAEVVFDFYDKLKSGTRGYASLDYELLEYRKGDLVRLDILLNGDPVDALSSITHREKAYEQGRKICAKLKELIPRQQYEVAVQAAIGSRVIARDTIRALRKDVTAKCYGGDITRKRKLIEKQKEGKKRMKQVGTVEIPQEAFLAVLSMDEDDR; encoded by the coding sequence ATGACCCAAATCCGAAATTTCTGCATTATTGCACATATTGATCACGGCAAATCCACGCTGGCCGACCGTCTGCTTGAGCGCACGGGAACCATCAGCGAACGGGAGATGCAGGAACAGATCCTGGATGATATGGACCTGGAGCGCGAGCGCGGTATTACCATCAAAAGCCACGCCATCCGGATGGAGTATGTCCGCCCGAACAAGGAGAAATTCATCTTCAATTTGATTGACACACCGGGGCACGTCGATTTTGCCTATGAGGTGTCGCGGGCTCTCAAGGCGTGTGAAGGAGCGATTCTGGTGGTGGATGCAGCACAGGGGGTGGAAGCACAGACGATATCGAACCTCTATCAGGCGATTGAACAGGGCTTGGAGATTATACCCGTTTTGAACAAAATTGATCTTCCGGGTGCCGATCCGGAGAACATCAGCCAGCAGGTAATCGATCTGATAGGCTGCGAATACGAAGACATTTTGAGGGTATCGGGAAAAACGGGAGAGGGTGTTGAAGATCTTCTTGAGGCCATTGTGGAACGCATACCGGCCCCGAAGCAGGAGATTGACAAACCGCTTAAAGCACTCATTTTTGACTCTATTTTCAATACCTACCGCGGGTCGATCGCCTATGTGCGGGTGATGCAGGGTTCTCTCAAAAAAGGCGATCCCATGCTATTTATGGCTACCCACAAGGAGTATGATGCAGAAGAGATCGGTTATCTCAAACTGAAAAAGGAGCCGTGTACCGAGCTAAAAGCCGGGGATGTGGGGTACGTGATCGGCAGCGTGAAGTCACTGCAGGATGCACGGGTGGGGGATACCATTACCCATCAGAAAAACGGTGCCGACGAACCGATACCCGGTTACCAGGAGTCGAAACCGATGGTGTTCAGCGGCATATTTCCCACCAATTCAGAGGATTTTGAAGATCTGCGGTCGGCTCTCGAAAAACTGCAGCTCAATGATGCTTCCTTGTCCTACCAGCCCGAAACATCCAAGGCGCTCGGGTTCGGATTCCGTGCGGGCTTCCTGGGGATGCTGCATATGGAGATTGTACAGGAGCGTCTCGACCGCGAATTTAATATCGATATCATTACCACAGTGCCGAACGTACAGTATGAGGTGGAGATCAATCACAAAGGAGAGAGGAGAAAGAAAACGGTCGACAATCCCAGTGAAATGCCCGATGCGGGAAAAGTGGAAACCGTCTGGGAGCCCTATATCAAGGCGAGTATTATCACACCGGCTGATTATATCGGCCCCATAATGAAGCTCTGCCAGGATAAACGGGGGGTCTATAAAAACCAGGTATTTATGCAGGGTAACAGGGTTGAAATAACCTATGAGCTGCCCATGGCTGAGGTGGTTTTTGACTTTTACGACAAACTGAAGAGCGGTACCCGCGGGTATGCATCACTCGATTATGAACTTCTTGAATACCGAAAGGGTGATCTGGTACGTTTGGATATCCTGCTGAACGGTGATCCTGTGGATGCACTCTCAAGTATCACCCACCGCGAAAAGGCATATGAGCAGGGACGCAAAATCTGCGCCAAGCTCAAGGAACTTATTCCGCGTCAGCAGTATGAAGTAGCAGTACAGGCGGCGATCGGTTCAAGGGTAATTGCGCGCGACACCATCCGAGCACTCCGAAAAGATGTTACGGCCAAGTGTTACGGCGGCGACATCACCCGAAAGCGTAAGCTGATCGAAAAACAGAAGGAAGGAAAAAAACGAATGAAACAGGTTGGAACCGTTGAAATACCGCAGGAGGCGTTTCTGGCCGTTCTCTCTATGGATGAAGATGACCGATAG
- the lepB gene encoding signal peptidase I, translating into MSRKKDLTKKESFWNRKRSDKEKAEDAKAKHWAREWLDALIWAAVAAIILRTFFFGAYRIPTPSMEKTLLTGDFLIVTKLAYGPRTPMTVSVPFTEIYVPGINLPWFRIPGYSEVKRNDIVVFNYPIDVAPISAKTNYIKRAVGMPGDRLRVDAKDLYVNGERAEQYETLMFNYRAITRGGVRLSPAKVREAGGSVVQSGNGEYILNLTSELAGEMESWPEIESVEQFVLPEDFNIFSRRGFNFSRGFNNHDHIPEFTVPYAGQQVELTPENWNIYQDILERYERVSVQQDNGQFIINGEETNLYTIQKDYYFMMGDNRDDSEDSRYWGFVPDDHVIGKAGMIYFSWDGERWLPRVGRMFDLIHS; encoded by the coding sequence TTGAGCAGAAAAAAAGATCTGACAAAAAAAGAGTCGTTCTGGAACAGAAAACGGAGTGACAAGGAAAAAGCAGAGGATGCAAAAGCCAAACACTGGGCGAGGGAGTGGCTTGACGCTCTGATCTGGGCAGCCGTAGCGGCTATCATTCTCAGAACATTCTTTTTTGGTGCATATCGAATTCCAACTCCATCGATGGAGAAAACCCTGCTTACCGGCGACTTTCTGATTGTAACCAAACTGGCCTACGGTCCCCGCACACCGATGACCGTGTCGGTGCCTTTTACGGAAATTTATGTACCGGGAATCAATCTGCCCTGGTTCCGAATTCCGGGCTACAGCGAGGTGAAGCGGAATGATATCGTGGTTTTTAACTATCCGATCGATGTTGCTCCGATTTCCGCAAAAACGAATTATATCAAACGTGCGGTTGGTATGCCGGGTGACCGCCTTCGGGTGGATGCCAAGGATCTGTACGTGAATGGTGAGCGCGCCGAACAGTATGAGACACTTATGTTCAATTATCGTGCCATCACCCGTGGTGGGGTTCGGCTTAGCCCCGCAAAGGTGCGGGAAGCGGGCGGAAGTGTAGTTCAAAGCGGCAACGGGGAGTATATCCTGAACCTGACGTCCGAACTGGCCGGTGAGATGGAGAGCTGGCCGGAAATCGAAAGCGTAGAGCAATTTGTGCTCCCCGAGGATTTCAACATTTTCAGCCGCCGCGGCTTTAACTTTTCAAGAGGGTTCAATAATCATGATCATATTCCCGAATTCACGGTTCCCTATGCCGGACAGCAGGTGGAGCTTACTCCCGAAAACTGGAACATCTACCAGGACATTCTGGAGCGATACGAGCGTGTATCCGTGCAGCAGGATAACGGGCAGTTTATCATCAACGGGGAAGAGACCAATCTGTATACCATACAGAAAGACTACTACTTTATGATGGGCGACAATCGCGACGACAGCGAAGACAGCCGCTACTGGGGTTTTGTGCCCGACGACCACGTGATCGGTAAAGCAGGAATGATCTACTTTTCATGGGACGGCGAACGATGGCTTCCACGGGTGGGAAGGATGTTTGATCTCATTCATAGTTAA
- a CDS encoding YkoF family thiamine/hydroxymethylpyrimidine-binding protein has translation MKTIAQLTYIPLYTDHPKEQVQDLIEFVAQHDVEVDVNLLSTSIKGDTDVVFDLVREIYDEMTLEGQEFRFHVELLSPTKE, from the coding sequence ATGAAAACAATAGCCCAGCTTACCTATATCCCTCTCTACACCGATCATCCGAAAGAGCAGGTTCAGGACCTGATTGAGTTTGTAGCCCAGCACGATGTGGAGGTGGATGTAAATCTTCTCTCAACAAGCATCAAGGGTGATACCGATGTGGTGTTTGATCTGGTTCGCGAAATCTATGATGAGATGACCCTGGAAGGCCAGGAATTCCGGTTCCATGTAGAGCTTTTGAGTCCTACGAAGGAGTAG
- a CDS encoding DUF4382 domain-containing protein — translation MKIVNKLMLATFSLVFVFASCESLEVNSDNSDEPGTMRVFLTDAPADYESVVIDIREIRIHKNEDAVMEEDSDSDGDNDGEDQESDGEWIIISDEPQKVDLLQLTNGITEFLGETELEAGTYSQMRLILGDENEITVDGATKKLTTPSAQQSGLKLNIHAEVESNAVYTLLLDFDASRSIVKAGNSGKYLLKPVIKTVDLARTGAIAGTVEPADAMPWVYAIADEDTLAGTRADELGEYLMIGLLSGTYDVAVFPDTTVYDQIRVEGIEVSAPDTTVVDTLSLQEVQ, via the coding sequence ATGAAGATTGTAAACAAACTGATGCTCGCAACCTTTAGCCTGGTGTTCGTTTTCGCTTCCTGTGAAAGTCTGGAAGTGAACTCCGATAACAGTGACGAACCCGGTACCATGCGCGTGTTTTTAACCGACGCCCCGGCTGACTACGAATCAGTGGTCATAGACATCCGCGAAATCCGAATTCACAAAAATGAAGATGCCGTGATGGAAGAAGACTCGGATTCTGACGGAGACAATGACGGAGAAGATCAGGAAAGTGACGGCGAATGGATTATTATTTCCGATGAACCGCAAAAGGTAGATCTTCTGCAACTCACCAATGGTATAACCGAATTTTTGGGTGAAACAGAACTTGAAGCAGGCACCTATTCCCAGATGCGCCTGATTCTGGGAGATGAAAACGAAATTACCGTGGATGGTGCGACAAAGAAACTGACAACACCCAGTGCGCAGCAGTCTGGCCTGAAGCTTAACATTCATGCCGAAGTGGAAAGCAATGCCGTTTATACACTGCTGCTGGATTTTGACGCCAGCCGCTCTATTGTAAAAGCCGGAAATTCCGGTAAGTACCTGCTGAAACCTGTTATCAAGACCGTTGATCTTGCACGAACAGGGGCCATTGCCGGGACTGTAGAACCGGCCGATGCAATGCCTTGGGTTTATGCTATTGCGGATGAGGATACCCTCGCCGGAACCCGCGCGGACGAGCTGGGCGAGTATCTGATGATTGGCCTGCTGAGCGGCACCTATGATGTGGCTGTATTCCCGGACACTACCGTATACGACCAGATACGTGTTGAGGGAATTGAAGTCTCTGCTCCGGATACAACCGTTGTTGATACGCTAAGCCTCCAGGAGGTGCAATAA
- a CDS encoding M14 family zinc carboxypeptidase, with protein sequence MKLNHFLLLILLILPFQLHAQVQSFEEVVGHASGERITLSHQILDYLDYLEEASDRVTLLEIGTTFDHRLQVAAIITHPDNHDRLDEIRTNAQRLADPRLTSQSEADQIIASQPAVLYLGGSIHGFELSGTEGVLRMIEHYTTANDSQTMEELRNTVIIADPVINSDGRDTFAQFNHQHEGRITNPDPAHWSNDFTGWEGLKFRTGHYYFDLNRDWFAHTHPETRNRAAILQMWKPQAGVDAHEMGSEREFYVDPPADPVAPFFPEYTTRWFREYGKAHAAAFDRENVEYTTGEIFNFFYPAYFTSYMTYQGAVGMLYEQGSSRGFAWELSDGTVRTLEQAAFQQFTALRAMIGLSSERRTDILADYYRSHVEALDMGSTGIVRYIIKQEGDPALVAYVINLLQRSGIEVDRLESEVTLRNVLDREGNDAGSQTFEAGTYVIEASQPRMAFIRSLLEPHVPIPEDFLEEARERVNRGENPRFYDITSWSLPLLYNLQGFSTSDSRSLSVERVTQPVENPGGMTDQMAEYAYLISGNQSKLLSAIIPLREREIRLHIIYKPTRIGGTEYPSGTLVVRTDGRSEEVHSAVRELAERFDLDVDAVDSGLADPGFPPLGTIEGNRVQKPEIAILGNYPMQGYSFGWVWHTLDRVYEIPHTIINTRSIESTPMERFDVLIMPEAGSSGELETYLGETGMERIKQWVRDGGTLVTLGSATEFTRSRLELGELESWYDAEENQDVQRISVPGAFVKAELDRNQWLVSGYETDMPLLINSSRLYKMPEGPPSPARRAPVQIASGDDIRISGHMWQENLERLPGAVFAYEQRIGSGRVIMFAEDLNFRGYWRGTNRLFLNAVILGPSAP encoded by the coding sequence ATGAAACTGAATCACTTCCTGTTATTGATACTACTCATTCTGCCGTTTCAGCTACATGCGCAGGTACAATCTTTCGAAGAGGTCGTGGGCCATGCCTCGGGTGAACGCATCACTCTTTCCCATCAGATTCTGGATTATCTGGACTACCTTGAGGAAGCGTCCGACCGCGTTACCCTGCTTGAAATCGGCACCACATTCGACCACCGCTTGCAGGTAGCCGCCATCATCACTCATCCCGACAACCACGATCGTCTTGATGAAATACGGACAAATGCACAGCGTCTGGCCGACCCCAGACTCACATCACAGTCCGAGGCCGATCAGATCATCGCTTCCCAGCCGGCTGTTCTTTACCTGGGCGGATCCATTCACGGATTTGAGCTCTCCGGCACGGAGGGCGTGCTTCGCATGATCGAACACTATACCACGGCTAACGATTCGCAGACCATGGAAGAACTGCGTAATACGGTAATCATTGCCGATCCGGTAATCAATTCGGATGGCCGCGACACCTTCGCACAGTTCAACCACCAGCATGAAGGACGCATCACCAATCCCGATCCGGCACACTGGTCAAACGACTTTACAGGGTGGGAAGGGCTGAAATTCCGCACCGGCCACTATTATTTTGACCTCAATCGCGATTGGTTTGCACACACCCATCCGGAAACAAGAAACCGCGCAGCCATTCTTCAGATGTGGAAACCACAGGCTGGTGTTGACGCGCACGAAATGGGTTCAGAGCGAGAATTTTACGTGGACCCCCCAGCCGATCCGGTAGCGCCATTCTTTCCTGAGTATACCACCCGATGGTTCCGCGAGTATGGGAAGGCACATGCTGCCGCTTTCGACCGTGAAAACGTTGAATACACAACAGGTGAAATTTTCAATTTCTTCTACCCCGCCTATTTCACATCCTATATGACCTATCAGGGGGCTGTCGGAATGCTCTATGAACAGGGGTCATCACGCGGATTCGCCTGGGAATTGAGCGACGGCACCGTGCGGACTCTTGAACAGGCGGCCTTTCAGCAGTTTACGGCGCTGCGCGCTATGATCGGTCTCTCAAGCGAGCGGCGTACGGACATCCTTGCCGACTACTACCGCTCTCACGTCGAGGCACTCGATATGGGCAGCACGGGAATTGTACGGTACATCATTAAACAGGAAGGAGATCCGGCCCTGGTTGCCTATGTTATCAACCTGCTTCAGCGAAGCGGCATCGAAGTGGATCGCCTCGAATCTGAGGTAACCCTGCGCAATGTTCTTGACCGTGAAGGCAACGATGCCGGTTCACAGACCTTTGAAGCAGGCACCTATGTGATTGAAGCGTCACAGCCCCGCATGGCTTTTATCCGCAGCCTGCTCGAGCCACACGTGCCGATTCCCGAAGACTTTCTGGAAGAAGCACGCGAACGGGTGAACCGTGGAGAAAACCCCCGGTTTTACGACATCACCTCCTGGTCTCTCCCGCTGCTCTACAATTTGCAGGGTTTCAGCACCTCCGATTCGAGAAGCCTTTCTGTTGAACGAGTGACGCAGCCCGTTGAAAACCCCGGCGGAATGACAGACCAGATGGCAGAGTATGCCTATCTGATCAGCGGAAACCAGTCGAAATTACTATCCGCGATCATTCCGCTGCGCGAGCGGGAGATCCGGTTGCACATCATATATAAGCCAACCCGGATCGGCGGCACAGAGTACCCCTCGGGTACGCTTGTAGTACGAACCGACGGCCGCAGCGAAGAGGTTCACTCTGCTGTTAGGGAACTGGCGGAACGGTTCGACCTTGATGTGGATGCCGTTGACAGCGGATTGGCAGACCCCGGTTTCCCTCCGCTTGGAACCATTGAGGGTAACCGTGTTCAGAAACCTGAAATTGCCATCCTCGGCAACTACCCGATGCAGGGATACTCTTTCGGATGGGTCTGGCACACGCTCGACCGGGTTTATGAAATTCCGCACACCATCATCAATACGCGGAGTATTGAGTCAACGCCGATGGAGCGATTCGATGTGCTGATTATGCCTGAAGCCGGAAGCTCCGGAGAGCTTGAAACCTACCTGGGCGAAACAGGAATGGAGAGAATCAAACAATGGGTCAGGGATGGCGGGACCCTGGTAACACTGGGTTCGGCTACCGAATTTACCCGGAGCAGGCTGGAACTGGGCGAGCTGGAGTCTTGGTACGATGCTGAAGAAAACCAGGATGTTCAGCGCATTTCGGTTCCGGGAGCATTTGTAAAGGCTGAGCTTGACCGTAATCAATGGCTTGTATCAGGGTATGAAACGGATATGCCTTTGCTGATCAACTCGAGCAGACTGTACAAAATGCCGGAGGGTCCACCGTCCCCCGCACGCCGTGCACCGGTTCAAATTGCCTCCGGCGATGATATCCGGATATCCGGCCACATGTGGCAGGAGAATCTGGAACGTCTGCCGGGCGCGGTTTTCGCCTATGAACAAAGAATCGGCTCCGGGAGAGTGATCATGTTTGCAGAAGATCTCAATTTCAGAGGCTACTGGAGAGGAACAAATCGCCTGTTTCTGAATGCGGTCATACTTGGCCCGAGTGCTCCGTGA
- the rlmN gene encoding 23S rRNA (adenine(2503)-C(2))-methyltransferase RlmN — protein MNSEATTTEKKRDLKSLTKQELTTFLEGLGLASYRSDQVFQWLYQKGVSSFDEMTNLSKDLRAKLPELAEVRRLTIFNQQESKDGTIKFLFQLDDPNDYKVEAVLIPDFYPDGAANRLTVCVSSQVGCMFGCSFCATGKMGYFRNLTHGEIVDQVQIINEIAEERYGKKITNVVYMGMGEPLHNYKAVVESARILSDPMGIDLSPRRITVSTVGLTKQIKQLADEETGVNLAISLHAADDEKRNKIMPINESLNLEKLEEAVTYYFQKTEKPLTYEYLLFDEFNDTRRDALNLVKIARWVPSKVNIIMYNSVAGVTLKRAREERLNQFMKVLADKDVTATVRRSRGDDIDAGCGQLAIREGQKKGKSLVKE, from the coding sequence ATGAATTCTGAAGCTACCACCACCGAAAAAAAGAGAGACCTCAAATCCCTCACAAAGCAGGAATTAACCACCTTTCTTGAAGGACTCGGACTGGCCTCCTACCGGTCTGATCAGGTTTTTCAATGGCTTTATCAAAAGGGCGTCAGCTCGTTCGACGAGATGACCAACCTCTCCAAAGACCTCCGGGCCAAACTGCCTGAACTGGCTGAAGTCCGGCGGCTCACTATTTTCAACCAGCAGGAGTCGAAAGACGGCACCATTAAATTCCTCTTTCAGCTCGACGATCCGAATGACTATAAGGTTGAAGCCGTCCTCATCCCTGATTTTTATCCCGACGGTGCCGCCAACCGGCTCACCGTATGCGTCTCCTCGCAGGTAGGCTGCATGTTCGGCTGCTCCTTCTGCGCCACCGGCAAAATGGGCTATTTCCGGAATCTGACGCACGGTGAGATCGTGGACCAGGTGCAGATTATCAACGAAATCGCTGAAGAACGATATGGAAAAAAAATAACCAACGTCGTATACATGGGCATGGGCGAACCGCTTCACAATTACAAGGCTGTTGTAGAATCGGCCCGGATTCTCTCTGACCCTATGGGCATCGACCTGTCCCCAAGGCGAATCACCGTCTCCACGGTAGGGCTAACCAAACAGATCAAGCAGCTGGCCGACGAAGAGACCGGTGTAAACCTGGCCATCTCCCTGCATGCCGCCGATGACGAGAAACGAAACAAGATTATGCCGATCAATGAATCGCTGAATCTGGAAAAGCTGGAGGAGGCGGTTACATACTATTTCCAAAAAACGGAAAAACCGCTCACCTACGAATACCTTCTGTTCGATGAATTCAACGATACACGCAGGGACGCCCTGAATCTGGTCAAAATCGCCCGATGGGTCCCATCGAAGGTCAACATCATCATGTACAACAGCGTGGCCGGGGTCACCCTGAAACGGGCCAGGGAGGAGCGGCTGAATCAGTTCATGAAAGTGCTTGCAGACAAAGACGTGACCGCCACCGTTCGCCGAAGCCGCGGGGACGATATCGATGCGGGATGCGGTCAGCTTGCTATCCGTGAAGGACAGAAGAAGGGGAAGAGCCTGGTGAAGGAATAG
- a CDS encoding potassium channel family protein: MKFLGSQLSYFFANRRTRTNVVKLLKFIAVLVLMYVAYSILFHYVSLYEGQEHSWITGFYWVLVTMSTLGFGDIVFSSDLGRAYSMLVLFSGVLFLLVMLPFTFIEFFYAPWMKAMNQARAPKKLPQGTHDHVIITNLDAITEALIRKLAAYKIEYAILEPDLQKALDLADAGYTVVNSDPTDYETYHNLCIEKANLVVATGADTENTNVAFTVREFNKNTKIVATAVSSDSVDILQLAGANYVLQMGEILGRSLARRTLGGNARVHVIGHIDELVIGESTAQETPLVGKTLKDSRIRESTGASVVGIWERGKFSQPMPDTLITDKTVLVLAGTVEQLRNYDELVSIYHVSDKPVVIIGAGRVGRAAAKSLEERHIDYRIIDKNPDRIRDKEKYILGDAADHEVLKKAGIEESHTALITTHDDDINIYLTIYSRRLCPNMQIISRATYEKNINTMHRAGADFVMSYATMGANSIFNILEGQDVLTLAEGLNIFNHKVKETLAGKSLIESDIRKETGCTVLAINCNNKGMLVSPAPDHRMKAGEELILIGSPEGENDFNYRYEKNNEK, translated from the coding sequence TTGAAATTTCTAGGCTCACAACTTTCCTACTTTTTTGCCAACAGGCGTACCCGTACCAATGTTGTAAAACTGCTCAAATTTATTGCGGTTCTGGTACTGATGTATGTGGCCTATTCCATTCTTTTCCATTACGTATCTCTTTACGAGGGGCAGGAGCATAGCTGGATTACAGGTTTTTACTGGGTTCTTGTTACCATGTCGACTCTCGGTTTTGGCGATATAGTGTTTTCATCCGATCTGGGCCGCGCTTATTCCATGCTGGTTCTTTTTTCCGGTGTGCTGTTCTTGCTTGTGATGCTGCCGTTTACGTTCATCGAGTTTTTCTATGCTCCATGGATGAAAGCCATGAACCAGGCACGTGCGCCAAAGAAGCTGCCCCAGGGTACGCACGACCATGTGATCATCACAAACCTGGATGCCATTACGGAAGCACTGATCAGAAAGCTGGCCGCCTATAAAATTGAGTATGCTATTCTGGAGCCCGATCTTCAAAAAGCATTGGACCTGGCTGATGCGGGTTATACGGTTGTAAACAGCGATCCCACTGACTATGAGACATACCATAACCTCTGCATTGAAAAGGCCAACCTTGTAGTCGCTACCGGTGCCGATACAGAGAATACCAACGTTGCCTTTACGGTTCGTGAATTCAACAAGAATACAAAGATTGTTGCCACAGCGGTTTCTTCAGACTCGGTTGATATTCTGCAGCTTGCCGGAGCGAATTATGTGTTGCAAATGGGTGAAATTCTGGGCCGTTCACTGGCCCGCAGAACCCTTGGAGGCAATGCGCGCGTTCACGTAATTGGGCATATTGATGAACTGGTGATTGGTGAATCGACGGCACAGGAAACACCGCTGGTCGGGAAAACCCTTAAAGACAGCCGCATTCGTGAGTCGACAGGAGCCAGTGTTGTCGGTATCTGGGAGCGGGGCAAATTTTCACAGCCAATGCCCGATACATTGATCACAGATAAAACGGTTCTGGTTCTTGCAGGTACGGTTGAACAGCTTCGAAATTACGACGAGCTGGTCAGTATCTACCATGTTTCCGACAAACCCGTGGTGATTATCGGTGCGGGACGTGTGGGACGTGCAGCAGCCAAATCGCTTGAAGAGAGGCATATTGACTACCGGATTATCGATAAAAACCCGGATCGCATCCGTGACAAGGAGAAATATATACTGGGTGACGCTGCAGATCACGAAGTGTTGAAAAAAGCAGGTATTGAGGAGTCGCATACGGCACTAATTACAACGCATGATGATGATATCAACATCTACCTTACCATCTACAGCCGCAGACTCTGCCCAAATATGCAGATTATCAGCCGTGCTACCTACGAAAAGAATATTAACACGATGCACCGTGCGGGCGCTGATTTCGTGATGTCGTACGCGACGATGGGTGCCAATTCCATCTTTAATATTCTGGAAGGCCAGGATGTGTTGACGCTCGCTGAAGGGCTGAATATCTTTAATCACAAGGTAAAGGAGACGCTTGCAGGCAAATCACTCATCGAGTCGGATATACGAAAGGAGACCGGCTGTACGGTTCTTGCCATTAATTGTAACAACAAGGGAATGCTCGTGAGCCCTGCCCCCGACCATCGAATGAAGGCCGGTGAAGAGCTGATACTGATCGGTTCACCTGAGGGTGAGAATGATTTTAACTACCGTTACGAAAAAAACAACGAAAAGTAA